Sequence from the Paeniglutamicibacter cryotolerans genome:
CGCCTACGCCGGCGAGAACCACGGCAATGTGAAGCCCGCCAACTTCCTGGACATCGGCGGTGGAGCCTCCGCTGAGGTCATGGCCGCTGGCCTGGACGTCATCCTCAACGATGAGCAGGTCAAGTCCGTCTTCGTGAACGTCTTCGGCGGAATCACCGCCTGTGACGCAGTTGCCAAGGGCATCGTTGGCGCGCTGGCCGAGCTCGGCTCAGCAGCCAACAAGCCGCTGGTCGTCCGCCTCGACGGCAACAACGTCGAAGAGGGCCGCCGCATCCTGGCCGAGGCCAACCACCCGCTGGTCACCCTGGCAGCAACCATGGACGAGGGCGCCGACAAGGCCGCCGAACTCGCCAACGCAGCGAAGTAAAGGGACTCGAACTCATGAGCATTTACGTAAACAAGGACTCCAAGGTCATCGTCCAGGGCATCACCGGCGGCGAAGGCACCAAGCACACCGCCCTGATGCTCAAGGCCGGCACCAACATCGTTGGTGGCGTCAACGCCCGCAAGGCCGGTACCACCGTCCTGCACGGCGACAAGGAGATCAAGGTCTTCGGCACGGTTGCAGAGTCCATCGCCGAAACCGGCGCCGACGTCTCGATCGTCTTCGTTCCGCCGGCATTCACCAAGGATGCAGTCGTTGAGGCCATCGAGGCCGGCATCGGCCTCGTCGTGGTCATCACCGAGGGTGTTCCGGTCCAGGACTCGGCCGAATTCTGGGCCCTGGCCCAGTCCAAGCTCGACGCCGACGGCAACCAGGTCACCCGCATCATCGGCCCGAACTGCCCCGGCATCATCACTCCGGGCGAGGCGCTGGTCGGCATCACGCCGAACAACATCACCTCCAAGGGCCCGATCGGCTTGGTCTCCAAATCCGGCACCCTGACCTACCAGATGATGTACGAACTGCGCGATCTGGGCTTCTCCTCCGCCATCGGCATCGGCGGCGACCCGGTCATCGGTACCACCCACATCGACGCCCTGGCTGCGTTCGAAGCGGATCCGGAAACCAAGGCCATCGTCATGATCGGTGAAATCGGCGGCGACGCCGAAGAGCGCGCAGCCGATTACATCAAGGCCCACGTCACCAAGCCGGTCGTTGGCTACGTGGCAGGCTTCACCGCACCGGAGGGCAAGACCATGGGCCACGCCGGCGCCATCGTCTCCGGCTCCGCTGGTACGGCACAGGCCAAGAAGGAAGCGCTCGAGGCCGCTGGCGTGAAGGTCGGCAAGACCCCGTCCGAGACCGCTACGCTCCTGCGTGAGGTCTTCGCAGCCCTCTAAGGACTCTGTCCAGGCTTAGCCTGCCGATGGCCGGTGACCCGCATTGCGGGTCACCGGCCATCGGTTCTTAACCGGGTGGCCAGGCACGCAATGCCGTTTCCCGGACTTTGGGAACGCGAAGGGCGCGCAGCCCTGAACTGGCCCGCGGTGCGAGACAATCGGAATGCTGCCCCCATTGCCCTGCGACGAACGCCGAAGCGCCCGCGGAACGTTCCCTGAAACACCTGCGCGAAAGCGCGCGGACTCATGAACTTCAAGTCGATGGACCGGGGCCCCAAGCGGGCCCGACTGGCCGGTGCACATGGCATCGGGGACCTGCGGGCCATCGCCCGGCGCCCTTATCCCGCCCCCGGCCTTCCGGTAGGGCGGGCGGGAGGGAGGATCCCTCGAGGAGGATGCCCTAGGCCGGAACCTTGCAGCATGCACCGGGCTGGAATTCGTGCCCGGGGTGCTGCGCGATATCTCGAGGGTTGATACCTCCGCCACCATTGCCGGCCGGGCCCGCGCGATTCCGGTCGGCCTAGCCCCACCGGGCTGATCCGGCTGATGCCTGCGGAGGGCGAAACCGCCGGCGGGCATGCCGCTGCCGGGGCCCGGATCCTGGCTTCGCTCTCCACCATGTGCGCCGTCGCCAGCGCGGACGTTGCCGCCGCATCAGCTGCCGGCCATCGGGGAAGCCGTGGGGCCCCGGGCACCGGTGATAGCGGACTCGGGCATCCTCGTGGCGGCGGCATCGTGCCAAACCTTGCCGCCGGAGCGGATTCCACGCTCACCGGTGGAGCCTACCTCTACGGGCTGATGGCCGCAGGTAGGGCGAGGGTAGCGCAGGCACTGGAGGTCCTGGAAATACAAATGCGCATCGTCATGGCGTTGCTGTGGGGGTTGACTCGGTGGCCGGCCACGGGAGCAGGAAAATGCAGCAGGGGCCGACTAGGGATCGGCCCCTGCTGCATGACTCGGTGTGGCCTCCCTATGCGGCGGTGACTGTCACGGGGATCGAGGACCAGCCGCGCAGGGTGGTGTGCAGGAACTGTTCGGGTTCGGCCGTCAACTCTATGGACTTCACCCGGCGGGCCAGCTCGGTGAGCAGCACGTCCATTTCCAGCCGGGAGAGCGGCTGGCCAACGCACTGGTGGATGCCCATGCCGAAGGCCAGGTGTCCACCGGCCTGCCGGGTGATGTCGTACTGGTCGGCCGTGGGGCCCCAGCGCTCGGCGTCCCGGTTTGCCGAACCGACGAACACGGCGACCTTTGTGTCGGCCGGCAGCTGCATCCCGCTGAGCACGGTGTCCTGGGACGTGGTGCGGTAGAAGGACTGGAAGGGGGACTCGAAGCGGAAGGCCTCGTCGATGGCGA
This genomic interval carries:
- the sucD gene encoding succinate--CoA ligase subunit alpha, which gives rise to MSIYVNKDSKVIVQGITGGEGTKHTALMLKAGTNIVGGVNARKAGTTVLHGDKEIKVFGTVAESIAETGADVSIVFVPPAFTKDAVVEAIEAGIGLVVVITEGVPVQDSAEFWALAQSKLDADGNQVTRIIGPNCPGIITPGEALVGITPNNITSKGPIGLVSKSGTLTYQMMYELRDLGFSSAIGIGGDPVIGTTHIDALAAFEADPETKAIVMIGEIGGDAEERAADYIKAHVTKPVVGYVAGFTAPEGKTMGHAGAIVSGSAGTAQAKKEALEAAGVKVGKTPSETATLLREVFAAL
- a CDS encoding alpha-hydroxy-acid oxidizing protein, producing MCAVASADVAAASAAGHRGSRGAPGTGDSGLGHPRGGGIVPNLAAGADSTLTGGAYLYGLMAAGRARVAQALEVLEIQMRIVMALLWGLTRWPATGAGKCSRGRLGIGPCCMTRCGLPMRR